CATTGTCCTTCAGCTCTAGTGTTTGAAGGGGAAACAACTGACAACTCTTGCCTCTTGAGCACAACAGTGAaacacagctgaaatgattaagtTGTCTGGATCCCTTGAATCCCAGCAGGTACTTCCAACCTTTGACTGAGAGTTATGTCTACTCAACTTTTCGTAATTCAGTTTCGCTTTTTATGAATCAATCTGTGAGCATTTTAGGCTGCTCTAAGAACTACGTACAGCACAGTAACTTCCCTTATTAAGGTAGACATTCTAATTGCAGCATTAAAGCTTTATTTTAATGCCTCTAGATTTGGTACAGCTTTTGCTAACAACATTTGTACTTTGGTTATTTTTCAAACAAGGGGGATGGTGTCCCTTGTCATTCCCTCTCAAATCGCCTACTGATTTTGTCAATACTGCTAACTGTCTGCTAACATGTCCTTTGTCCGTTGCCAGATGGTCAGCTTCGCATGGTTTGTATGTTGTATTTACTAGTACTTTATTTAACAATGTTGTAGGATGTTCTCTAATTGTGTCAAACATATCCGCATAAAATGGTTTGCATGATATCTTACAAAAAGCACAATTTTTCATGGGTTATCCTACAAATGTCAGGCAACACGAGCGGATCAGTGTGCCTACACAAACCCCTGCAGTGCAGAACCTGTTTaggcaagaaaacaaaaatagatAGTTTGTTATGTAACTTAGGTATGTGGTGTGGTTAAGTTATGTTACAAAAAGTAATAAGTCatcgttgacttttggtttcacaagggacaaaaaaaaaagtggtctcctgggtgaaagtcctgtttctttgacccatccatccacgcCAACCTTTTCCCTACACTTTGTCACTCTTTATACTATATCGCCTGACTTCCTCCTTGAGGCAGCCTTGCATCGCCTCGCTTACGATTACGTGGGTTATATACGAATTTGAAGAGTTCATCCTGTTGCTCTGTATGAATTTTCTTTCTTGAGAATGCatattttgttgctgtttttatgGCATCTTTATGGCCATCACCTCATTGGTTTCAAAACATCTCGCCAAAGGACTGCAGTTGAAAATTAAccagctggctaacactggcacatttagagaaatattgattaatgtgtgttgcccttataaattaataaataaaaatgtccttGGGATTTGACTTTACAACAGCTGTCATTTCTATAAGTCCTGTGTAGCTTGGAACATATgctatttaaatatttacataacATGAATAGTGTCTATTATATAATGTAATCCTTTTACATATTGATATTCGAAATGTTGATtttcaaatgaaaatgttttatgcAGTAAAACATATGATTGCTGAATAGAattaattacattatattactaTTTGCTAGAGTTGTACCAATTACATAAAGGACTGAACAAAATGATTCCTACATTGTTATCTAGGtgaaacaagaaagaaaatatgCTTCATAATGAATTAAAATATTGCAACAAGGGGTGGCCACAGCCTGGAGGCTACAGCTCTAAATATCTTGCTTTCCACCGTTTGGAGAAGAGATTTAAATGGCATTAAGTAATTGGAATTTTTTATGGCTGGTTTCACATTCGTTTTAGAGGCTGTGCCGGTGGAATACAAGCCTCATCTAATACAGTTTTATCCCCATCAAATGCTGCTGGATTGACAGAAACTCTTGCCTTCTGAGCTTAGAAATTGCCCTGGTTCTGGACTGATGAGCATTATTGAGCCAAGTACAGCACAGCACTGTGCTTAGTGAGGGAGACATCTGATGATGAAAAGGTGATGAAGAAGGGAAGAGTTGTTTTTACTGCTGTTCAACAATTTGATGGATCCCTTGGATGTGCCAGCATAagtgtaaaacattatagaaaggTCCGTAATACAAAGAATTAATTGGAAAGCCTTTCTGATTCTGTAAACACTGCACCCTGTAAACAGACATTTAAGCAAAATGCATTGTATAGTTGTGTGCTGACCCTCCCATTCAGATGTCATGACTTTTCCCATCCATGCCATTCCCTCCTCATCTTTCAGTAATGACAATGTACTTAGTGCTGAACAAATATCGAAAAACTATTGACAGTGCAATAATGACAACTGTAATTTCCAAATTGCATAAGATGCTGCGATTTTTTGAATGAGACAGAAAGTTGTTTCAGACAGCTTCTAGAAGTGtttctgctgtaaaaaaaaagtcttttaatTTAGGATGAAACTGAACAAATGATCAGCCTCACAGCTGAATAAAGTGAATTTTATGGCCACTTTGGGGGGCAGCGGACCAAGCAGAAAACACATTACGTGATGTACAGTATTATCATCTATCAAGTTGTTATGACAAATGTTTTAGCACACTTTTACATTTCATAAATCCAGCAGGCACAAAATTAGCTTTCacttggagttgtgtttctggccacttTATGAATTGTCCAATTATCACTCTCCGTTAAGGTCTGATTTGTTCTCTTCACAAGTGGTCACTTGAGACCAGTTATAATCGTTAATGAAAATGAacgaaataacgaaaactaagtgggaaaaaacattgtcgttaactgaagtaaaaactaaaaacgaggcattacaaaaaagaattaactaaaactgtaatgtccgTTTGCagaactaactaaaataaaataaaattatcaagtaaatgtccttagttttcgtctttgtcaatgtctttcatagaACAAATAACATTATATCTTTCAGAATTGACATTTCCGACCACAGACCTATTTTAAAAAAGTCTATGCcatagacatacagtatataggttccaactgggaacccagaaattccgacatgtcatgtcaaattgaacacaacataatCCATGCCCCTCGCCTGGCATCAGGCGGAAGAAAGTCGgaagaaagcggcagagtcctatttgattatgactgtgtcagataaaagcaggtgccttgcagtggaaggtggtaaaatatgtggacaatgtattaaagggaaaaatcccacgaatttgaaagtacatttgagacgcgcacacaaggaggctaacctagcttacttTAACAAGGTAAATGAGAAGGCAAAGCCCCCTTtccccgaaacagaagctaaccctGGTACAGGGCGTGGATGAACACTACAGGCGTGCTTTCACCGGCGACCCGATaactgctggttagtaaataaTGGAGGAAGTGTGGGCTAATATGTGtattgatactgggatgtctacaaaactgtgtgagtcgattgacttcaaaaagtttgccactttactcgaaccaaagttcaaaacacttgttcatgtctgtcttctttagtctattggctatttaggtttttttctGGTACACGTCacttacacattttgcaattaCTGTGGCatcttgtgtagactgtttaaatatttgtgctcatcataTGTAGattttatgtactggtgttattgttgaatttGAAGTGAAATTAAGTTTTTGTTGGGTTATTATTacaaaatactttttctgacctttttgaatcttgcacctgacaaataacccatattaaaaaacaaaaaaactaaactaaactagcaaacccactttaaaaactaattaaaactaaactaaatttgaaaacaaaaagtcaaaacgaaataaaaattaaaactaatgaaatatgcaaaactataataaccttacTTGAGATGCATATGGAGACACATTCTGATGCCAGATGTGAACTAACATACCAAGAGCTGTTCACTTGTGATCTGAACACAAGATATACACGGATATTAAAACAAGGTCAGAAAAGGGCCACTGTGACTGTGGCTTACTAGGACACTTGACAAAAGCTGTGATACACTTCAAGATTCCTATAAGAATATATAAGTGTTAAGTACCTGTAAATCAGAACTTCATCATCAGAGCAGTTGTACTGAAGCTGGTACATCTTCACTTTGGGAGCTGATTTGCTCACTGTCCACTTGACCAGTGCTGAAACAGCTGTCACCTCGGTGGCGGAGACAGTCCTCTCTGGTTGGCTCTTGGGAGCCCCTTTGCTGATCCTGGTGGTCCCTGTGATATCAGAGAGGCGTGACTTTGGTGGTGCTGGCTGCCCAGTGCCATTGCTTAGGTGGGGGAGCTGAATGATAGACACCTCCACAGAGGCGGTGGACTCCCCAGCCACATTAGCGGCAatgcaggtgaaagtgccatAGTCCTTGgaggtggtgatggtgatgCTTAGGGTTCCGTTACTGTACACTGCAGTTCGGGAGGTGTTGCCAAGCAGCCGATCATCAGGGGAGATCCAGTGGATGGTAGGAGAAGGGTCTCCAGTTGCTTCGCACCTTAGGCTGGCTGTCTGGCCCTCCAAGACCAGCATTCTGTGGGTGTGCTGGGTAATAAGAGGTGGCTGACACAAAAACTCCTCTTCCTTCACATTCCAAAAGTAACGACCCTTAAGGGTAGGAGGGGAGGCACAAGTCTCCAGGTCGTCGTCTCTCTCAAGCCTCCGCAGCCACAGCATCTCACAGTTGCAGTGCAGTGGATTCCCACCTAGACTTAGGGACAGCTGGGGAGCATAGGGTGTAGTCAGGATCATTGAGTCCTGGGCACGGGCAAAGATAGGGTCTGGGGGTAGCTTCTGCAAGCGATTTGAGGTCAAGTCCAATCTCGCCAGCCTTTCCAGGTCAGTGAAAGTGCCCTCTGGAATGAAATCCAACAAGTTGTGGTCCAGACTAAGCTGATGCAGGTTAATCATCTGGCGGACTGAGTCCCAAGGCAGAGACACCAGGTTGTTGTAGGAGAGATCTAGATCCTCCAAGGAAGGAGCCAGGTCCTCAAAGGCCTTGTCATTAATGCGGCCCAGTTGGTTGTTGTTCATGATGAGGTGCTGCAGATTGACCAAGCCTCGCAAGTCATCAGGGCCTAGTTCCATCAAGCGGTTGTTGTCCAGATGAAGCGAGCGCAGTGTTTCCAAGTCGCCAAAAGAGAAGGGCTGAATGTAGCTGATTGTGTTCCTGGAGAGTGTCAGGTCAACCAGGTCGGTCATATTGGCAAAGTCCTGCTGTGTAATGCGGAGGATGTAGTTGCCTCCTAGACGGAGCTCCACCGTGCTGCGGTCAATGTCCAGAGGCACGAAAAGAAGGCCTTTGGAGGGACACAATGTCCCCAGGGATTCGGACAGATTCTGGCATACACAGTACTTGGGGCATGCATGGATGATCGTCACTGTGGCTCCCAGGACCAGCAGGCAGCAAATAATGTGGTCCATGGTAGAGTCATACATAAGAACCTGTTTgagaaacaacaaaataaagagCTATGAGTTAAAGGTAATATTCATAAACTGTATCATCAAATTCAGAAATTCAAAAATCCCCCTCTCAAATACCATAGAATCAGGCGCAAAAGGGTTAAAAGATCTGACACAAAATAGAGCCAGAGGCCTAACGATGCCCTACCAGAAATCTTAAAATAATTCCCATCTGTTTAATcaatttaaatgtctttttgtctcatttgaaaaaaaatctgattcccacaggaatcCTTAAACGTTTACCTTATCTTCCAAGTTTAACAAAGAGTAGAACCTGAGAGTTAAACCAGAAACTTTTACTTCCACCGCATTCCGAGATGTTAGAAAATGTGGTtaattcattacattacatttatttaggtCAACGGGGAGCTCTTTCCACCACTGTGGAGCAAGTAAAGCCCTGCATTTCAGTTAAGTTACTGTTGCAGCCATTAAAATAGttcagttttgttttaaatggcaAAGTGGTTATAGCCAATCAGCTAATGCAAGTGATCTGCCTGAAGTAGAAACAATACCCTATTTAGTAAAATCTTGTTATTGCAAGGTACAAGGGTGGCCAAAATATAAAGATACAAAGATAAAGTTGTTGTAAATCACATATTCACAGGCAGAAATAAGGAATGAGGTTACAATAACCATGTTTCCACTGGATAGCCTATATAAAGCATCGATATTGACATTTCATTCAAAATGATAAACAGTCTATTGTCAATGGCATACATGTTGTATTTGTCTTGTACAGTTTGTTCCATAATGGAGCCTTTCAGTTATCGGCCCTAAGGGACACTGGAACCGCCTCTATCCGGGACGCCATGTGACCCAGATCTATTTGTCTTTGCACTCAGGTGTAAATAATTCTTAGTATAATTTAGTTCTGTGATCAGGGAATACAATGCAACAAAGTGCAGAGTATTAGACAGCAGGTGCTCAGAGACATGGTGTGAGCTTTAACAGCGGCCACTGGGGGGGACTATGATAATAAGATGTATTTTTATGGGACAGCAATAAATTAGCATATCTCAGTAGTCAAAAAAAAGGAACCAATCCAGCCTTCACGTGATGCAGTCTCCTCCCTTGTACACTAGTACTTGAACCAACACAGCTGCAATTGTATTTATGGATTTTTGCAATTTGTGATAATCTCTCTGACATAGTTTAATAATTTAGATAAAGACAGCCAACAACCGCAAATAGAAAAGATTCCCAACAAGTTCAGTATACCAATGTGCACATTTACACATTGTGTCATGCAGTGTCATTATTCAATATTATAATTCAGAACAAACATGCAGATAAACAgcattaaaataaatactgtgCTTTTCCAATATAAACTGAGATTATCCCTTTTTTCCTTgctggctcacacacacacatgcatgcacacatctACATCTGTTCAgtgcacatatactgtacactcaCAGATGGcggcacacacccacactcaaATGTCCAAACACCCAAGTACACACCATAGGATTAACAAATATTGTCTGTGATGAATCCTATCTTTGCATAAAGTTAAACTATCTCTATTCCTATCAACTTCAATGGAACACAAGGTTTTCTGCCACACAAAGCCTCACCTGATATAATGGAGGTGCTAATGGTCGTGATGATGC
This genomic window from Perca flavescens isolate YP-PL-M2 chromosome 18, PFLA_1.0, whole genome shotgun sequence contains:
- the lrfn2b gene encoding leucine-rich repeat and fibronectin type-III domain-containing protein 2 encodes the protein MYDSTMDHIICCLLVLGATVTIIHACPKYCVCQNLSESLGTLCPSKGLLFVPLDIDRSTVELRLGGNYILRITQQDFANMTDLVDLTLSRNTISYIQPFSFGDLETLRSLHLDNNRLMELGPDDLRGLVNLQHLIMNNNQLGRINDKAFEDLAPSLEDLDLSYNNLVSLPWDSVRQMINLHQLSLDHNLLDFIPEGTFTDLERLARLDLTSNRLQKLPPDPIFARAQDSMILTTPYAPQLSLSLGGNPLHCNCEMLWLRRLERDDDLETCASPPTLKGRYFWNVKEEEFLCQPPLITQHTHRMLVLEGQTASLRCEATGDPSPTIHWISPDDRLLGNTSRTAVYSNGTLSITITTSKDYGTFTCIAANVAGESTASVEVSIIQLPHLSNGTGQPAPPKSRLSDITGTTRISKGAPKSQPERTVSATEVTAVSALVKWTVSKSAPKVKMYQLQYNCSDDEVLIYRMIPASSKAFLVTNLVSGTRYDLCVLAAWDDTATTLTATNVVGCTNFFTQDNYQQCQSLPSQLLGGTMILVVGGIIVATLLVFIVILMVRYKAADTEPPVGKLTNVSDTHSQTNGGHMLQCRPQPEPKVKAKVTLQDEVVQFKCGSLQSSLTSSSSSSGSMAGGSYSPNSTLANILRSAPSKPRTNLDHLLGAFTSLELRAVQGRDPGASSSAAMTAGKPHTDREPLLGRTLDSSLSRLLMLPVDSKPKRSQSFDMGDITATGATQLCNKPRRISSIWTKKSLSVNGMLLQCEEEGDTGSKGTNDNADWVMESTV